The Nitrospiraceae bacterium genome segment TCGCGATGCGAATGGTTCCCATCGGCTTGCCGACAATCTTCAGCGCATTGATCAGCGCGGCGAGCAGCACCGTACCGGTCCCCTGCTGATCGTCGTGCCAGACGGGAATGGTGCAGGCACGGCGGGCCTGCTCCAGAATGCGAAAGCACTTGGGCATGGCGATGTCTTCGAGATTAATACCGCCGAAGGTAGGCTCAAGCAGCTTCACGGTTCTGACGATCTCATTCGGGTCTTTCGTGCCCAAACAAATCGGCACCGCGTCGACTCCGCCGAGATACTTGAAGAGCAATGCCTTCCCTTCCATAACCGGCAGCCCGGCCTCAGGACCGATATCACCAAGCCCCAAGACACGCGTGCCATCCGAGACGACGGCAATGCTGTTCGCCCGATTCGTTAGGTCGTAGACCAACCCCGGAGTCCTCTGGATATCCCGGCAAGGAGCGGCAACGCCCGGTGTGTACCAGAGGGCAAAGTCGTCGAGACTGCGGATCGGGCATTTCGGGAATGTTTGAATCTTCCCCTTATAATGGGTGTGTAACCGCCGTGACTCTTCAGCCGGCTTCTGCGCCTTGGCCAGTAATTCCTCTTTAGTCGGCATAGAGACCTCTTTTATCGGACAATCAGCACCGAGCAGGGCGCATGGACGAGAACCTTTTCTGACACGCTGCCCAACAAGAAACGTTTGATCGCTTTCATCCCACGCGAACCGATCACGATGATCTGCGCCTGAAACCGAATTGCCGCATCGAGAATGGTAAACGCGGGATCACCGTGGAGCAGTTCCGTGGTGATCCGGTAGACATCGCGCGGACATTCGCCGGCGGTGTTCCGGAGCAACTCTTGCCCCTTCTCTTCCACCATCTGCTTCAACTCTGATCGGCCGGTGCTTCCAACTGGAATCCGCAAGGCCTCCGATCGCGGAGAGGGCCATACAGTCACCACCGCCCCCTGCACCGGACCTTTGAAGGGGCAACGGGCCAAAAACTCCACAGCCCTGTGCGCTGGCTCAGACCCGTCGACGGCCACAAGAATCCGTTCCAACCTCGCGAACGGTTCCTTCACCACCAGAACCGAGCAGGGAGCGTAGGTCGCCACTTTCTGCGACACACCGCCCAAGAGGAACGACGGAGTCGCCGTCATGCCTCGCTGGCCGACGATCACGAGGTCGGCCCCCGATTCCTCGGCCGTCTGGATGATGCTTTCTGCCGCATCGCCGCTGTCGGCGATCAGTCTGATGTGCCGGCAGTACGGTTCGAGTTCAGTCTTCATCTCGTGCAGGACACGCCCGGCGACCTCCGTGACTTCCTGGCGATAGGTTTCTAGATAGTCGGCTGGCATCGTAGGAGAAATATAGGCATGTTTGAGGGCGTCTTCGTCCACGACGTTGAGCACGTCGAGGACTGGAGGCTCCGCCAGGTGTCGGATGACTTGTGCGGCGTTCTTGGAATCAGGCGATGCATCAACAGCCAATACGATGCGCATGGCCCTCCCTCACTCGGTTCATGGCTTCCGACGCACCGGTGAACCGATCAGCTCGTTCACGAACCGAACCGGCAGTGCGAAGTGGACCCCGCCGATTCGTTGCAACATCGCCTGGTTGACACCGATGACCTTCCCTGCCCGATTGAAAATCGGCGCGCCGCTGCTGCCGGTCGCAGAAACCGCTTCATACGTGATCAGTTCCGGCGTGACATCGGAGATGTGTCCCTGTGTGGCCAAAGGCCGGATCAACTTCCTCAGCGCGAGTTCGTCAACCAAGCTGACAGAGTCATTACCGGCTTTGGCAAGGATTTCTCGACTGGTCGCAGGGACGACCCGCGCGAGCAGGGTATCCGCAGTACCGGGATAGCTGAGCATGATCACCGGCTCCCCGATTCGCGGGGAGTCATCACCGGCCAGTGTCACCGGATTGCCGGCCTTAGGAGGGCGATCGGTGCGCAGGATGGCGATGTCGGCCCGGTCGGAGATCGTGACTTCGCTGAGGCGGTACGGCGTTTCCTCCTCCGGAAGGAACAACCTCAGGAGCGTCAGCTCCGGTTCGAATCCCGCTGCCATCACTTGTTGAGCCGGCTCGAACACTTCCCACATCCGCACGATATGACGATTCGTCACGACGGTCCCGACACGATCCACGAGGAACGCCGTGCCGGCAAAGTAAATCATCACGGGAGGGCCAATGCCTTCCAATGTGACCAGTGCATTTCCATCCTTGTCCACAAACGGGTTGCCGAGCTGGTCGAGTCCTTGATACCGCAGCGGACGGCCGGTGGTCTTTTCCTTGAATCCGTATCCGCCTTGCAGCAATCCGATGCTTCCTCCGAAGCGACGCGCGATATCTTCCGCGAAGCCCTGCGACTGGCGAATGGCACTGAGCTGCTGGCGGATCGCTTCAATCTCACGTTGGGACTCCCGTGCGGCTTCTTGGGCCTTCAGTTTGGCCGTCAGTGTGGCAATCTGTTCTTCTCCCTGTCGTCGGGGCTCAGCCGCCTCTTGCCGCTCATGTTCCACACGTCGTTCCAATTCAGCCTGCGTGACCCGCTTGATTTCCAATTGACGCAGCAACTCGACCATCTGCCGCTGTGTGGCCACGCCGGCCTGCTGCTGAAGATACAGTGCGACGCCGAGCCACAGGATGAGGATCACAGGCGCAAGCAAGACAGCTCCGACCACAATCCTGACGAGAGGCGATGCATGGATCATGATCTCGCCAAGGATGTGGCGGGCCAGGTAGAAGGGTGACAGATAGCGCGGATGGGGAGTTCGGACCAGGATATCGCGGCTGTCCGCCATGATGGTCTTCAGCGGTTTGGACGTCGGAACACCATCTGGTGGCAGCCGGAAGCGGACTTCAGGACCAGACTCTCCGAACTGGATGAGATCGCCGTCTCGTAACCCGGCTTCCGCCTGTCTGAGACCGTTCACGAACACGAGGCGCTGACCTGTTCGATCGCGAAGAACCGGGACGCCGTGTTCGACGGCAAGATCCGCGTGAATGGGCTGCACCGAGGTGTCACGTGACACATCGAACCGAACGCCACAGCCTTCATCGGTTCCGAATGTGACCCTGTCGGTCTCGAACTGTTGAGTCTTGCCCTGCAGGCTACCGCCCAGATGATAGAGCATCATCCGCATGGCAGACCCGGTCCTTTCGGACAGTTATCTGCCCGTTGACACACCAGTCTGCTCAACGGAACTCGAGGCTGGCACGATATGGGCGGAAGGCACCGACGCCCCCGCGTTCTATCGGGGGCGAGCTTTAACTCAGGCGGGGTTTCCCATGGCCGACGAACAGCTTTTCGGCTTCTGCACGTGCGAGTTCCTGCTTGCGATGGGCGAGAATGACCGGGTCGATCCGCTCGCCGCAACTCACACAGCGCCAATCGATCGAACCGATTTCGAAAACTCGCTCCGGCACCATAAGCCCTCCGCAGCGATGACAATGGTCGGCGCGATCCGATTGGTGAGCAACGGACGTCTTTGAGATCCTGACCATAAAGACACACCTCCTCCTTGCTGAAGTATTGGGTTATCCATGTGAGACACAATCCCCGAAAAGGATTCATGCCCGCATTGCCTTTTTTACTGCCCCGAAGAGAAGCTCCTTGAGTCTCCCGCTAGCCTCGTGAAATTCATAGCGGACTCGGCAGCTTGGCGGCTTGATGGTGATCAGCCGGCGCAAATCCACTGGGGTGGCGATCAGCACGAGATCACAGTCCACCCGATTGATCGTCTGTTCGAGTTCGCGAATTTGCTCTGCTCCATAGCCCATCGCGGGCAGGAGGCAATCCAGATGTGGGTTGGCTCGAAAGGTCTCGCGGATGCTGCCGACCGCAGACGGTCGCGGATCGCTTAAGACAGCCGCTCCATACTTCTGGGCTGCTAGCACGCCGGCACCATAGGCCATCCCGCCATGGGTGACTGTCGGACCGTCTTCGATGACGAGCACACGCTTTCCAAGTATCGCCGAGGCATCGTCCACTGTCAGCGGCATCGTCGATTCGATGATCTGCGCGCTCGGATTGGCGGATCTGATCGTCCGGCGAACTGATTCGACCTTCGCAGGGTCAGCTGTATCCACCTTGGTGATGACGATCACATCAGCACGGAGCAGGTTGACCTCTCCGGGAAAGTAGCTTCGCTCGTGACCGGCCCGGTGCGGGTCCACGAGAACGATTTCCAAATCCGACTCGAAAAAGGGGATGTCGTTATTACCTCCGTCCCAGATGATCACATCGGCCTCTGATTCAGCCTGACGGAGAATGCGTTCATAGTCCACTCCGGCGAACACGACGTCGCCCCGACTGATGTGTGGCTCGTACTCTTCCCGTTCTTCAATGGTGCAGCGTGCCTTCTGGAGATCATCCAGATTGGCGAACCGTTGAACCGCCTGCTGCGCCAAGTCCCCATAGGGCATCGGGTGACGAATGACCGCAATCCGACGCCCCTGCTCTCTCAACCATGCGGCAAGCTTTCTAGCGGCCGGACTCTTCCCTGCTCCCGTCCGGACTGCGCAGATGGATACGACCGGCTTTCGTGACCGAAGCATCGTCGAACCGGGGCCCAAGAGACGGAAGTCTGCTCCGGCTGCCAGGGCACGAGACGCGCGGTGCATGACCTCTTCGTGAGACACGTCGCTGTAAGCAAAGATGACTTGATCGACGTCATGCTTCACGATCACGGACTCCAAGTCGTCTTCCGGCACGATCGGAATGCCGCTCGGGTAGAGCGGCCCCGCTAGCTCATGAGGATAGTTGCGCCCGGCGATGTTTGGAATCTGAGCGGCAGTGAAGGCAACGACGTTATACCTGGGGTTCGCCCGAAAGAAGACGTTGAAGTTGTGGAAGTCCCGGCCAGCCGCTCCCATAATCACCACTTTTATCGGCGCGCTGGCGCGATTTTCCACCGGGGCCGTTCCTGCGCTGATGACTTCTGCCACAGACAATCCTGCTCTTACGAGCACAGTGGAGTTCGGACACCGCTGGATTCACAAGAGAATTGTGCCATTCCAGGTCGGCACCCCATGGTCTCTACCTTGCAGAACTCGTGCTCATGGAGGGACGGGCTGTGCTGTGGTCGACCATCATCAAGTCTCGTCGAGACTGGGACATCGTGCCGAATCTCCATGATTATCAGACGGTTTATTCGCACTTTTCATGGAAAGAGGCTCAACAGCAATTGGAGGGACTTTCGGCCAGTCAGGGTCTGAACATCGCACATGTAGCGGTCGATCGCCATGCCAACGGACCGTCGGCGTCACACCTGGCGCTCAGATGGCTCGGTAAGGACGGGACCATCGAGGACTATTCGTACCGCCGGTTAAAAGAGTCGACGAATCGCTTTGCGAACGTGCTCACGCAGCTAGGGGTGGGAAAAGGCGATCGCGTGTTTGCCCTCACCGGACGCATTCCCGAGTTGTACCTCACCGCGCTTGGGACCCTGAAGAATCGAAGCATCTTCTGCCCGTTGTTCTCCGCCTTCGGTCCGGATCCGATTCGTACGCGTCTGACCATCGGCCAAGCGAAGGTCTTGGTAACCACGGTCGGACTCTACCAGCGGAAAGTCGCCGCGATTCACGCCGCCATACCAACCCTTGAACACGTGTTACTCGTCGCTGAGGATCGACAGCCCACCTCCATCCCGGGCACGGCTGATTTTCACAGCCTGATGGACCGGACGAGTTCGTCCTATACGATCGGTCCGACCGATCCGGAGGACGTGGCGCTGCTTCATTTTACGAGCGGAACCACCGGGACGCCGAAAGGCGCCATTCACGTCCACCAAGCAGTGGTCGCTCACCACATGACCGGCAAGTACGCGCTGGACTTCCATGAGAAAGACGTATTCTGGTGCACGGCGGACCCCGGTTGGGTAACTGGCACTTCGTACGGGATCATCGCCCCCCTGACCAGCGGCATCACCAGTATCGTCGATGAAGCGGAGTTCGAAGCCGAACGGTGGTATCGCATCTTGCAGGACCAACGGGTTTCGATCTGGTATACAGCCCCCACAGCCATTCGCATGATGATGAAAGGCGGCGCCGAGCTCGTCCGCAAGTACGATCTCCGTCATCTCCGCTTTCTCGCCAGCGTGGGCGAACCGCTCAATCCGGAGGCCGTCGTCTGGGGGCAGGAGGCGTTCGGACAACCGTTCCATGATAACTGGTGGCAGACTGAAACCGGCGGGATCATGATCGCCAACTATGCCGCGATGGACATTCGTCCCGGTTCGATGGGCCGACCGCTGCCCGGCATCGAGGCCGCCATTGTGCGGAAGATCAGCTCGGGCGCGGTCGAAGTGATCGAGAAACCTGGGGAACAGGGTGAGTTGGCCCTTCGTCCCGGATGGCCTTCCATGTTTCGCGGATACTGGAATGAGCCGGAACGCTATCGGAAATGTTTCGCCGATGGCTGGTACCTGACGGGCGACCTCGCCAAACGCGATGAGGATGGTTACTACTGGTTCGTCGGCCGGGCGGACGATGTCATCAAGACATCCGGCCATTTGATCGGCCCGTTCGAAGTGGAAAGCATTCTCATGGAACACAAGGCCGTCGCGGAAGCCGGTGTCATCGGCAAACCGGATCCGGTTGCGTTGGAAGTGGTAAAGGCGTTTGTGTCGCTCAAGGAGGGATACGAGGCCAGCGACTCCCTCCGCCGCGAATTGCTCGGGTTCGCACGTGCCCGTCTCGGTGCCGTCGTGGCACCCAAAGAAATTACGTTCCTGCCGACCCTGCCGAAGACGCGGAGCGGCAAGATCATGCGGCGACTGTTGAAAGCCAGAGAATTGGGATTGCCAGAAGGTGATACCTCGACGTTGGAAGGGTAAGCATTTAGCTGTAAGCTTCCAGCAGTTAGCCTCGGAGAGAGAGTTCATTGAGAGCTGAACGCTGATAGCTGACAGCTCGGTGCTGTATGGAGAAGACATGGACGCCGTTGTCGATCGCGATCACGGATTAGCGCTGATCCACCAGATGCTCCGAATCCGCCGCTTCGAGGAAAAGTGTGCGGAACTATATAGCCTCGGAAAGATCCGGGGGTTTCTCCACCTCTACATCGGAGAAGAAGCGGTGGCCGTCGGATCCATACCGGCATTCACGCCGGATGACGCCATCGTGGCGACCTACCGCGAGCACGGCCACTCGCTCGTCCGTGGCACCCCGATGGGGCCATTGATGGCCGAGCTCTACGGGAAGGCAACCGGCTGTGCGCGGGGGCGGGGCGGGTCGATGCATTTCTTCGACGCATCGCGCCGCTTCTACGGAGGACTCGCGATCGTGGGAGGGGGCTTGCCGATCGCCGTCGGGTTGGCGCTCGCGCAGAAGCTCGCCCCCCTGTCTCCCTCCCTTCATAAGTGGGGGAATAAAGGGGGGGTCACCGCTTGCTATTTTGGTGATGGAGCCGTGGCGGAAGGCGAGTTCCACGAGTCGATGAATCTGGCTGCGCTCTGGAAACTGCCGGTGCTCTTCCTCTGCGAAAACAATCTTTATGCGATGGGCACGGCGCTGGGCCGGCATCAATCGCAGACCGATATCGCCCGGAAAGCCGATGCCTACGCCATTCCGGCCGAAGCGGTGGACGGGATGGACGTCCTTGCCGTGGAATCAGCGACCAAAAAAGCCGTCGAGCTCGTGCGGCACGGCGGTGGTCCCTACTTCATCGAGTACCGCACGTACCGTTTCCGAGCTCACTCGATGTACGACGCCGAACTGTATCGAACCAAGGACGAAGTCGCCCAGTGGAAGCAGCGGGACCCCATTGCCCTGTTCGAACAACAGCTTCGCGCACAAGGTGCCCTAGAGGACGCCGATCTGCAGAAGATGGAGTCCACCATTGCGGACGAAATTGCCGAAGCCATGGCCTTCGCCGAAGCGGGGCCATGGGAGCCCTTAGAAGATTTGACGAAGGATGTGTATACGCCGGCGAAGCCGGCAGGCTAGAGGTGCGAGGCGAGGGGCAAATGATCAGACCTCTCGCCCCTTGCCTCTAGCCGGAGTCTTCGTATGAAGATCACCTACCGTGAAGCTGTTCGTGCCGGACTCCGCGAGGCATTGCAGAACAACCCGCTCGTCTTTCTCATGGGAGAGGATGTCGGGCGTTACGGTGGGACTTACGCCTGCACCAAGGGATTCTTAGAGGAGTTCGGCCCTGCGCGTATTCGCGACACGCCTCTATCCGAATCCACCTTTGTCGGTGCCGGCATCGGTGCGGCACTGGGAGGCATGCGACCCATCGTCGAAGTGATGACAGTGAACTTCAGTTTGCTGGCGCTGGATCAGATCGTCAACAATGCCGCGACGATTCGTCACATGTCCGGCGGACAGTTCAGCATTCCCTTGGTCGTGCGCATGGCCACAGGAGCCGGACGGCAAGTCGCCGCACAACACTCTCACAGTCTCGAAGGGTGGTACGCGCACATTCCGGGTATCAAGGTCCTCGCCCCTGCGACCGTGACCGATGCACGAAGCATGATCTTGACCGCCTTGAAGGAACCGGACCCCGTCTTCATCTTCGAGCATGCCTATCTGTACCCTATGGAAGGGGAGCTCGATGAACGGGCGCTCCCCGTCGATATTGTGAACGCAGCTATACGCCGCCGAGGGAAAGACGTGAGCCTGATCACGTTCGGCGGCTCATTATGGAAAGCGCTGCAGGCAGCCGACACCCTTGCCGCGGAAGGAATCGAAGCCGACGTCATCGATCTTCGCGTGCTCCGCCCGCTCGACCGGGCGACGATTCTCGCCTCCGTGAGTAGGACCCACCGGGCCGTCATCATCGATGAAGGCTGGCGTACAGGAAGTTTCGCCGCGGAGATCAGTGCGCAGATCATGGAAGGGGCCTTTTACGATCTCGATGGCCCGGTGGCCCGCGTGTGTAGCGTCGAAGTTCCGATTCCCTACGCCAAACACTTGGAAGACGCGGCACTTCCTCAGTCTGAGAAGATCGTGCTGACTGTTAGAAACATGTTTCGAGGCCGAGATGAATAGCCCCCTATCGAGAAACGAATTGAGGGATCATGAGTCCGTTTTCGGAGAACCGCCAGGACGCTGAGCCCGACTCGCTCCGGCAGGAACTCGGCGACCTCTTGCAGGATGTTCAACAGAAGGCCGCTGAGGCTCGAGCCAAGTTCCATTTTGCGGACCCTGACGCGCAATGCAGTTGTGACAATCTCCTCGCTTACCTGGCGCTGCGCGAGCATGACCTTCAAGATCTTCAACTCGAACTGGCCGGACGCGGGCTGTCTTCGCTGGGAAGGCTCGAGGGTTCGGTACTCCATAGCCTCCGGAAGGTCGCACAGCATGTGGGGATCGAACCGACGGACACTCCTCTTATGCTTCCCGACTTTGCACAGGCAGAGTCCATCCTCTCGCGGCGTAGCACCGCGCTATTGGGTCGGCCTCGTCCGCGTCGCCACACCCGTATCATGGTGACACTGGACCCCGACGTCGTCAGGCAACCTGAACTGCTCGAGCAACTTCTCGTGGAAGGGATGGATATCGCCAGGGTCAATTGTGCCCATGACACGGCTCATGAATGGGCGATGATCATTGCTTCGGTACGGGATGCAGAGGAACGGTTAGCGAGCCGAGGACGAGCGATCGGACGCCGCTGCCGCGTGTTCATGGATCTTGCCGGACCGAAGGTCCGGACCGGACCATTGATGCCCACGACCAGGCCACTCAAGCTCACTGTGGAGAAAGATGCCTACGGACGGCCGTCTCGTATCTTGGAAGGATTTCTTGACACAGAAGCCTTGCAATCCCAACGGTTCCGTTCACCGGACCTCCCTTGGAACTTTGTGATCGCACTTCCCGGGCAAAGCGGTCTCGCGGCCCTCATACTCGCCGAAAAACTCCGGTTCACCGACACCAGGGGTCGTGAACGAGTTTTCCATGTGCTCGAACGCGTGAGTCCCACGAAGGTTCGCGTCGGGTTGGAGAGGACAGCCTACCTCGAAGAAGGAATGGAGCTCGTGACGACCGGCGGAGCGAGTTTTCAAATCGGGCCGATCATGCCTCAACCCATGGACATTCGAGTGCGGGCAGGAGACCGATTGGTTCTCTACCGAGAGCCGACTCGTCTCGGCCACGGAGCACGCGCAGGACAGCCGGCAGGAATCAGTTGCACTCTTCCCGCCGTGTTGGAAATGGTGAAACCGGGTCATCGCGTGTGTATCGATGACGGCAAGATCACGACGATCGTCCGGAATCTGCATCCGGCACACCTGGAACTTGAAGTCATCGCTCCATATGATGTCCCGGCCCGCATTCGTTCGGAGAAGGGCCTGAATTTTCCGGACTCGCCCCTCGACATTCCCGCCTTCACAGCCCAAGACCGGGAGGATCTTAAATTTGTCGCCCGTCATGCGACGGCGGTCGGTCTCTCATTCGCACACCATCCTCAGGATCTATTAGATTTGCGCCAAGCCTTGGAGGGCCTTGGATGCTCAGATTTGGGAATTGTCATTAAGATCGAGATTCGAGAAGCCATCCATCGGTTGGCACAGCTCCTCCTTGCCGGGTTGGATCGTCCGAGATTCGGCGTGATGATTGCGCGCGGCGACCTCGCGGTCGAAGTGGGTTTTGAGCAT includes the following:
- a CDS encoding universal stress protein, yielding MRIVLAVDASPDSKNAAQVIRHLAEPPVLDVLNVVDEDALKHAYISPTMPADYLETYRQEVTEVAGRVLHEMKTELEPYCRHIRLIADSGDAAESIIQTAEESGADLVIVGQRGMTATPSFLLGGVSQKVATYAPCSVLVVKEPFARLERILVAVDGSEPAHRAVEFLARCPFKGPVQGAVVTVWPSPRSEALRIPVGSTGRSELKQMVEEKGQELLRNTAGECPRDVYRITTELLHGDPAFTILDAAIRFQAQIIVIGSRGMKAIKRFLLGSVSEKVLVHAPCSVLIVR
- a CDS encoding trypsin-like peptidase domain-containing protein, which translates into the protein MRMMLYHLGGSLQGKTQQFETDRVTFGTDEGCGVRFDVSRDTSVQPIHADLAVEHGVPVLRDRTGQRLVFVNGLRQAEAGLRDGDLIQFGESGPEVRFRLPPDGVPTSKPLKTIMADSRDILVRTPHPRYLSPFYLARHILGEIMIHASPLVRIVVGAVLLAPVILILWLGVALYLQQQAGVATQRQMVELLRQLEIKRVTQAELERRVEHERQEAAEPRRQGEEQIATLTAKLKAQEAARESQREIEAIRQQLSAIRQSQGFAEDIARRFGGSIGLLQGGYGFKEKTTGRPLRYQGLDQLGNPFVDKDGNALVTLEGIGPPVMIYFAGTAFLVDRVGTVVTNRHIVRMWEVFEPAQQVMAAGFEPELTLLRLFLPEEETPYRLSEVTISDRADIAILRTDRPPKAGNPVTLAGDDSPRIGEPVIMLSYPGTADTLLARVVPATSREILAKAGNDSVSLVDELALRKLIRPLATQGHISDVTPELITYEAVSATGSSGAPIFNRAGKVIGVNQAMLQRIGGVHFALPVRFVNELIGSPVRRKP
- a CDS encoding cyclic 2,3-diphosphoglycerate synthase; protein product: MAEVISAGTAPVENRASAPIKVVIMGAAGRDFHNFNVFFRANPRYNVVAFTAAQIPNIAGRNYPHELAGPLYPSGIPIVPEDDLESVIVKHDVDQVIFAYSDVSHEEVMHRASRALAAGADFRLLGPGSTMLRSRKPVVSICAVRTGAGKSPAARKLAAWLREQGRRIAVIRHPMPYGDLAQQAVQRFANLDDLQKARCTIEEREEYEPHISRGDVVFAGVDYERILRQAESEADVIIWDGGNNDIPFFESDLEIVLVDPHRAGHERSYFPGEVNLLRADVIVITKVDTADPAKVESVRRTIRSANPSAQIIESTMPLTVDDASAILGKRVLVIEDGPTVTHGGMAYGAGVLAAQKYGAAVLSDPRPSAVGSIRETFRANPHLDCLLPAMGYGAEQIRELEQTINRVDCDLVLIATPVDLRRLITIKPPSCRVRYEFHEASGRLKELLFGAVKKAMRA
- the acsA gene encoding acetate--CoA ligase; its protein translation is MLWSTIIKSRRDWDIVPNLHDYQTVYSHFSWKEAQQQLEGLSASQGLNIAHVAVDRHANGPSASHLALRWLGKDGTIEDYSYRRLKESTNRFANVLTQLGVGKGDRVFALTGRIPELYLTALGTLKNRSIFCPLFSAFGPDPIRTRLTIGQAKVLVTTVGLYQRKVAAIHAAIPTLEHVLLVAEDRQPTSIPGTADFHSLMDRTSSSYTIGPTDPEDVALLHFTSGTTGTPKGAIHVHQAVVAHHMTGKYALDFHEKDVFWCTADPGWVTGTSYGIIAPLTSGITSIVDEAEFEAERWYRILQDQRVSIWYTAPTAIRMMMKGGAELVRKYDLRHLRFLASVGEPLNPEAVVWGQEAFGQPFHDNWWQTETGGIMIANYAAMDIRPGSMGRPLPGIEAAIVRKISSGAVEVIEKPGEQGELALRPGWPSMFRGYWNEPERYRKCFADGWYLTGDLAKRDEDGYYWFVGRADDVIKTSGHLIGPFEVESILMEHKAVAEAGVIGKPDPVALEVVKAFVSLKEGYEASDSLRRELLGFARARLGAVVAPKEITFLPTLPKTRSGKIMRRLLKARELGLPEGDTSTLEG
- the pdhA gene encoding pyruvate dehydrogenase (acetyl-transferring) E1 component subunit alpha gives rise to the protein MDAVVDRDHGLALIHQMLRIRRFEEKCAELYSLGKIRGFLHLYIGEEAVAVGSIPAFTPDDAIVATYREHGHSLVRGTPMGPLMAELYGKATGCARGRGGSMHFFDASRRFYGGLAIVGGGLPIAVGLALAQKLAPLSPSLHKWGNKGGVTACYFGDGAVAEGEFHESMNLAALWKLPVLFLCENNLYAMGTALGRHQSQTDIARKADAYAIPAEAVDGMDVLAVESATKKAVELVRHGGGPYFIEYRTYRFRAHSMYDAELYRTKDEVAQWKQRDPIALFEQQLRAQGALEDADLQKMESTIADEIAEAMAFAEAGPWEPLEDLTKDVYTPAKPAG
- a CDS encoding alpha-ketoacid dehydrogenase subunit beta, with protein sequence MKITYREAVRAGLREALQNNPLVFLMGEDVGRYGGTYACTKGFLEEFGPARIRDTPLSESTFVGAGIGAALGGMRPIVEVMTVNFSLLALDQIVNNAATIRHMSGGQFSIPLVVRMATGAGRQVAAQHSHSLEGWYAHIPGIKVLAPATVTDARSMILTALKEPDPVFIFEHAYLYPMEGELDERALPVDIVNAAIRRRGKDVSLITFGGSLWKALQAADTLAAEGIEADVIDLRVLRPLDRATILASVSRTHRAVIIDEGWRTGSFAAEISAQIMEGAFYDLDGPVARVCSVEVPIPYAKHLEDAALPQSEKIVLTVRNMFRGRDE
- a CDS encoding pyruvate kinase; amino-acid sequence: MSPFSENRQDAEPDSLRQELGDLLQDVQQKAAEARAKFHFADPDAQCSCDNLLAYLALREHDLQDLQLELAGRGLSSLGRLEGSVLHSLRKVAQHVGIEPTDTPLMLPDFAQAESILSRRSTALLGRPRPRRHTRIMVTLDPDVVRQPELLEQLLVEGMDIARVNCAHDTAHEWAMIIASVRDAEERLASRGRAIGRRCRVFMDLAGPKVRTGPLMPTTRPLKLTVEKDAYGRPSRILEGFLDTEALQSQRFRSPDLPWNFVIALPGQSGLAALILAEKLRFTDTRGRERVFHVLERVSPTKVRVGLERTAYLEEGMELVTTGGASFQIGPIMPQPMDIRVRAGDRLVLYREPTRLGHGARAGQPAGISCTLPAVLEMVKPGHRVCIDDGKITTIVRNLHPAHLELEVIAPYDVPARIRSEKGLNFPDSPLDIPAFTAQDREDLKFVARHATAVGLSFAHHPQDLLDLRQALEGLGCSDLGIVIKIEIREAIHRLAQLLLAGLDRPRFGVMIARGDLAVEVGFEHLALVQEDILCLCEAAHVPVIWATQVLESLAKSGLPARAEITDAATGQRAECVMLNKGRFVVDAVKTLADLLSSRERQRIKKRQVFRDITVQHGIFDRPGTDLPATAGPSEEPACV